From Aristaeella lactis, the proteins below share one genomic window:
- a CDS encoding response regulator transcription factor — MKDRPYILVVDDDPNISRLEQLYLEKENYEVQVAADGNQAIEMFSKLPPDLVLLDVMLPGADGYEVLKTIRKSGSIPVIMVTAKGETFDKVLCLELGADDYIVKPFDGKELTARVKAVLRRARGNDEEQAGNLSFPGLTVSLKEYDVHYEGKRLEMPPKELEVLYFLASHPNQVFTREQLLSQIWGYDFFGDSRTVDVHIKRLREKLTDSEKYGWTLYTVRGIGYKFSTDR, encoded by the coding sequence GTGAAGGACAGGCCGTACATCCTTGTGGTGGATGATGATCCGAACATCAGCAGGCTGGAACAGCTGTACCTGGAGAAGGAAAACTATGAGGTACAGGTGGCGGCGGATGGAAACCAGGCGATTGAAATGTTCAGCAAACTGCCGCCGGACCTGGTGCTGCTGGATGTGATGCTGCCCGGTGCTGACGGATATGAAGTGCTGAAGACGATCCGGAAGAGCGGAAGTATTCCGGTGATCATGGTGACAGCAAAGGGTGAAACCTTTGACAAGGTATTGTGCCTGGAACTGGGAGCGGATGACTATATCGTCAAACCTTTTGACGGAAAAGAGCTGACTGCCCGGGTAAAGGCGGTGCTTCGCAGGGCCCGCGGAAACGATGAAGAACAGGCGGGGAACCTTTCCTTCCCGGGCCTGACCGTGAGCCTGAAGGAATATGACGTGCACTATGAGGGAAAACGGCTGGAGATGCCGCCGAAGGAACTGGAAGTGCTTTACTTCCTGGCATCCCATCCGAACCAGGTGTTCACGCGGGAACAGCTGCTGAGCCAGATCTGGGGTTATGATTTCTTCGGCGACAGCCGGACGGTGGATGTGCACATCAAACGGCTCCGGGAAAAACTGACAGACAGCGAGAAGTACGGCTGGACCCTGTACACGGTGAGAGGGATAGGGTACAAGTTTTCTACCGACCGGTAG
- a CDS encoding cell division protein ZapA, with protein MEKQKITVTVAGKSYTLVSSDPPAYVKRVATFVDRKLSETAAVTNLPSGQAAVLTCFHLAEELLKAQDENTMLRRQNEQLARYNAQTAQMNNEQ; from the coding sequence ATGGAAAAGCAGAAGATTACCGTGACGGTGGCGGGAAAAAGCTATACGCTGGTTTCCTCTGATCCACCGGCCTATGTAAAGCGGGTAGCGACTTTTGTGGACCGGAAGCTGAGTGAAACAGCGGCCGTGACGAACCTGCCTTCAGGGCAGGCGGCTGTGCTGACCTGCTTTCACCTGGCAGAGGAACTGCTGAAGGCGCAGGATGAAAACACGATGCTGCGGAGGCAGAATGAGCAGTTAGCGCGTTACAACGCGCAAACTGCTCAAATGAACAATGAACAATGA
- the secD gene encoding protein translocase subunit SecD — protein sequence MKSGNKRVGGKTGAIIALCVLLVVTIVLGVIGVTGLSLPPRGLYKVLSWLPTTNSENWPASLPLGLDLRGGMYVEYSGKAPEGSDANFDSLMEGTMSIIRSRLSDKGFNEANVQKLGTDGIRVEIPGVQDDSVLDLIGAAAKMRFLDPDGNEFMSGDMVQSAGYTLDENGSPAIGFKLTNEGAKIFSDMTSANIGKRLVIELDGVTLIDATVQHAITDGSGIITGRFSDEEAVNIAAKIQSGALPLELTQQKVDKVSATLGQDAVSSSVKAAMIGILLIMLLMIFRYRLNGLIASWALTIYTILLFMLIALFGIQLTLPGLAGVVLGIGMAVDANVIIFERFNEEVRKGRSVKAAVRAGFKNAMSAILDANVTTLIAAIVLLFFGTGSIQGFAKTLLLGVIVSMFTAIMVTRFLMNRFERAGATKTSLYTKVINEETEVEE from the coding sequence ATGAAATCCGGCAATAAGCGCGTTGGCGGCAAAACCGGAGCCATCATCGCGCTGTGTGTGCTGCTGGTTGTCACCATCGTGCTCGGCGTGATCGGTGTCACCGGACTGAGCCTGCCGCCGCGGGGTCTGTACAAGGTCCTGTCCTGGCTGCCCACAACCAATTCCGAAAACTGGCCTGCTTCCCTGCCCCTGGGCCTGGACCTGCGGGGCGGTATGTATGTTGAGTATTCCGGCAAGGCTCCGGAAGGCTCCGATGCAAACTTTGACAGCCTGATGGAAGGCACCATGTCCATCATCCGCTCCCGCCTGTCCGACAAGGGCTTCAACGAAGCCAATGTCCAGAAGCTGGGTACCGACGGTATCCGTGTTGAGATTCCGGGTGTGCAGGATGATTCAGTGCTGGACCTGATCGGCGCTGCCGCCAAGATGCGTTTCCTGGATCCCGACGGAAATGAGTTCATGTCCGGCGACATGGTTCAGTCCGCCGGCTACACGCTCGATGAAAACGGCAGCCCCGCAATCGGCTTCAAGCTGACCAACGAAGGCGCCAAAATCTTCTCCGATATGACCTCTGCCAACATCGGCAAGAGGCTGGTGATCGAGCTGGATGGTGTCACGCTGATCGATGCCACCGTGCAGCACGCGATCACCGACGGCAGCGGCATCATCACCGGCAGATTCTCCGATGAAGAAGCCGTCAACATCGCCGCCAAGATCCAGTCCGGCGCCCTTCCGCTGGAACTGACCCAGCAGAAGGTTGACAAGGTGTCCGCCACCCTCGGCCAGGACGCTGTGTCCTCCTCTGTGAAGGCCGCCATGATCGGTATCCTCCTGATCATGCTGCTGATGATCTTCCGCTACAGGCTGAACGGCCTCATCGCCTCCTGGGCGCTGACCATCTACACGATCCTGCTGTTCATGCTGATCGCGCTGTTCGGCATCCAGCTGACCCTGCCCGGTCTGGCCGGCGTGGTTCTGGGCATCGGTATGGCCGTTGACGCGAACGTCATCATCTTCGAACGCTTCAACGAAGAAGTCCGCAAGGGCCGCAGCGTTAAAGCCGCTGTCCGCGCCGGTTTCAAAAACGCTATGTCCGCTATCCTGGACGCTAACGTCACCACGCTGATCGCCGCCATCGTGCTGCTGTTCTTCGGCACCGGCTCCATCCAGGGCTTCGCCAAGACCCTGCTGCTGGGCGTTATCGTGTCCATGTTCACCGCGATCATGGTTACCCGTTTCCTCATGAACCGTTTCGAGAGGGCGGGCGCCACCAAGACCTCCCTCTATACGAAAGTGATTAACGAAGAAACGGAGGTTGAGGAATAA
- a CDS encoding shikimate kinase has product MEKHLFLIGMQGCGKSSLGKRTAKETGVPFADTDAIVAQSAGGTVNEFFEKYGEETFRRAETNVLAALTYARPMIISTGGGTVMNPVNRHIMRTWGTIVLIDRPLEDILSDIKLDRRPTLRDGGLAEVERVYHERLPIYRELADITLRNDQGYHMAVYILTRLVRERL; this is encoded by the coding sequence GTGGAAAAGCATCTGTTTCTGATCGGCATGCAGGGCTGCGGAAAAAGCAGTCTGGGCAAGCGTACAGCGAAGGAGACCGGTGTTCCGTTCGCGGATACCGATGCTATCGTGGCCCAGAGTGCCGGCGGTACGGTGAACGAGTTTTTTGAAAAATACGGAGAAGAAACATTCCGGCGGGCGGAAACCAACGTGCTGGCCGCGCTGACCTATGCCCGTCCGATGATCATCTCCACCGGCGGGGGCACCGTGATGAATCCGGTAAACCGCCATATCATGCGGACCTGGGGCACGATCGTGCTGATCGACCGTCCGCTGGAAGATATCCTGAGCGACATCAAGCTGGACCGTCGACCTACCCTGCGGGACGGGGGCCTGGCGGAAGTGGAACGGGTCTATCACGAGCGGCTCCCGATATACCGCGAACTGGCAGACATCACCCTGAGGAATGACCAGGGATATCATATGGCGGTGTACATCCTGACCCGGCTGGTCCGGGAAAGGCTCTGA
- a CDS encoding endonuclease MutS2 codes for MKERTLRVLEFTRIREILAEGALTQAGAEKCRMLEPADELTAVQALQAETEEATVILQYTGGHPLIVFPDIKPALVICEKGGSLSAGMLLNVAELLRASRAAQDALVTNRENTPILRAKAEGLFVSRNIEKDITDAIISEDEIADRASSELMNIRRHLRGAQDRIREKLNQMIHSAALQKALQDPIITVRNNRYVLPVKAEFRSSVPGLVHDQSSSGATLFIEPMTAVEMGNELKQWELKEQQEIARILAALSAEAAPYASAMAETQEQLAELDFIFAKGLLSRRFFCVSPKMNNEGHLKIIRGRHPLIDPEKVVPSTIWLGKQPGGQSGKAGSNGEDEEGFNTLIITGPNTGGKTVTLKTVGLFTLMAQAGLQVPADPGTELAVFEQVFADIGDEQSIEQSLSTFSGHMTNIVEIMHEVTPRDLVLFDELGAGTDPTEGAALAQSILTRLLHINVRTMATTHYSELKAFALTTKGVENASVEFDVETLRPTYRLSIGVPGKSNAFEISRRLGLPENLIDAARELLSGNAIRFEDVIANAEYHRQVAEKERQLAEEAGRETVRLRNEAEQLRREMEQKREQMLRKSREEAKHIVDQARRESESVIAELKKMKKNAAQGDVSVNDLRRRLDRESDALAEGLGRADPDGGEAPKTVKEGDQVKILTLGVEGTVLAPPDEKGEVRLQAGMMKFTAELSQLRLIRQAPVKEKTTVRAKTGMMTRTVKSECDVRGMNLEEALDAVSLYLDEAVLAGLNEVYIIHGKGTGILRTGIQQDLRKNKHVKGFRRGMYGEGEEGVTVVTLK; via the coding sequence ATGAAAGAGAGAACGCTGCGGGTGCTGGAGTTTACCAGGATCCGCGAGATCCTGGCTGAAGGCGCGTTGACGCAAGCCGGGGCAGAGAAGTGCCGGATGCTGGAACCGGCAGATGAGCTGACTGCCGTGCAGGCGCTGCAGGCAGAGACAGAAGAAGCTACTGTGATCCTGCAGTATACGGGCGGGCATCCGTTGATCGTTTTCCCGGATATCAAGCCGGCGCTGGTGATCTGTGAGAAAGGCGGAAGCCTGAGCGCGGGGATGCTGCTGAACGTGGCGGAGCTGCTGCGGGCGAGCCGCGCGGCGCAGGACGCGCTTGTGACCAACCGGGAAAACACGCCGATCCTGAGGGCGAAGGCGGAAGGCCTGTTTGTATCCCGGAACATTGAAAAGGATATTACGGACGCTATTATTTCCGAAGACGAGATCGCCGACCGGGCCAGCAGTGAGCTGATGAACATCCGGCGGCACCTGCGCGGCGCGCAGGACCGGATCCGGGAAAAGCTGAACCAGATGATCCACTCCGCGGCTTTGCAGAAGGCCCTGCAGGATCCGATCATCACGGTAAGAAACAACCGGTATGTGCTGCCGGTAAAGGCGGAATTCCGCTCCAGCGTACCGGGCCTGGTCCATGACCAGAGCTCTTCCGGCGCGACGCTGTTCATTGAACCCATGACCGCGGTGGAAATGGGCAATGAGCTGAAACAATGGGAACTGAAGGAACAGCAGGAGATTGCCCGGATCCTGGCGGCGCTGTCCGCTGAAGCCGCGCCTTATGCTTCCGCCATGGCGGAAACACAGGAACAGCTGGCGGAACTGGACTTTATCTTCGCCAAGGGACTGCTGAGCCGCCGGTTCTTCTGCGTAAGCCCGAAGATGAACAATGAGGGCCACCTGAAGATCATCCGCGGACGGCATCCGCTGATCGATCCGGAGAAGGTTGTACCTTCCACGATCTGGTTAGGGAAACAGCCCGGCGGGCAGTCCGGCAAAGCCGGAAGCAACGGGGAGGACGAAGAAGGGTTCAATACCCTGATCATTACCGGCCCGAATACCGGCGGTAAAACCGTAACCCTGAAGACGGTAGGCCTGTTTACCCTGATGGCCCAGGCGGGCCTGCAGGTGCCGGCGGATCCGGGAACGGAACTGGCGGTATTTGAGCAGGTATTCGCGGATATCGGCGATGAGCAGAGCATCGAGCAGAGCCTCTCCACCTTCTCCGGTCATATGACGAATATTGTGGAGATCATGCATGAGGTGACACCCCGTGACCTGGTGCTGTTTGATGAACTGGGTGCCGGAACGGATCCCACGGAAGGCGCCGCGCTGGCCCAGAGCATCCTGACCCGGCTGCTGCATATCAATGTGCGGACAATGGCAACCACCCACTACAGCGAGCTGAAAGCTTTTGCCCTGACCACGAAGGGTGTGGAAAACGCCTCAGTGGAATTTGACGTGGAAACGCTGCGGCCGACCTACCGCCTGTCCATTGGTGTACCCGGAAAGAGCAACGCCTTCGAGATCAGCCGGCGGCTGGGCCTGCCGGAAAACCTGATCGACGCGGCCCGGGAACTGCTGAGCGGAAATGCGATCCGATTTGAAGACGTGATCGCTAACGCGGAATACCACCGGCAGGTGGCTGAAAAGGAACGGCAGCTGGCGGAGGAAGCCGGCAGGGAAACCGTACGCCTGCGCAATGAAGCGGAACAGCTGCGCAGGGAGATGGAACAGAAACGGGAGCAGATGCTGCGCAAGAGCCGTGAGGAAGCGAAGCATATTGTGGACCAGGCAAGGCGTGAAAGCGAGAGCGTAATCGCCGAGCTGAAGAAGATGAAGAAGAACGCGGCGCAGGGAGACGTTTCCGTGAACGACCTGCGCAGGAGGCTGGATCGGGAAAGCGACGCACTGGCGGAAGGCCTCGGACGCGCTGATCCGGACGGCGGAGAAGCGCCGAAGACCGTGAAGGAAGGCGACCAGGTGAAGATCCTGACCCTGGGCGTGGAAGGTACAGTGCTGGCCCCGCCGGATGAAAAGGGCGAAGTCCGTCTGCAGGCGGGAATGATGAAGTTTACGGCGGAACTTTCCCAGCTGCGTCTGATTCGCCAGGCTCCGGTAAAAGAAAAGACTACGGTAAGGGCAAAGACCGGCATGATGACCCGGACGGTGAAGAGCGAATGCGACGTACGGGGAATGAACCTGGAAGAGGCCCTGGACGCGGTAAGCCTGTACCTGGATGAGGCGGTGCTGGCCGGACTGAATGAGGTCTATATCATTCACGGAAAGGGAACCGGCATCCTGCGCACGGGAATCCAGCAGGACCTGCGGAAAAACAAGCACGTGAAGGGCTTCAGGCGCGGTATGTACGGCGAAGGAGAAGAGGGAGTCACGGTAGTAACGCTGAAGTAA
- a CDS encoding U32 family peptidase, translating to MMENLAPAGNRAALERADAAGADAVYLGYAAFSARAGAGNFDRQELEDAIRYAHLRHMRVHVTVNTLVKDGELEAVTEVLRLLRDLHADAVLIQDLGVLRIARNCFPELTVHASTQMAIHNRTGVLWCKKQGIHRVVLARECSLSEIRKCADTGVETEVFAHGAQCVAVSGLCLFSSMVGERSGNRGRCAQPCRMEYNYRGRRGAWLSPRDVCLRDELPKLQEAGVASIKLEGRLKRPEYVAVVAGSYRKGLDSLERGSFEKADRKEKEGLLQIFNRGSFMNGYALGCEDAGVIFPEGVNHQGIRMGRITAADGKLAHVKLEKDLQNGDGLALRGEHEETGLVYSGPDMKAGETAIIRLRPGAKAAVGDSVYRLTAVNQLKTAESMKGRTVPVDLFLKAMPGEALKLTATDGESTVTVTGEIVAEAKTRAATEEELCRNLEKTGETVFEARAVKAKTAGAFVPVSLVNAIRREALGALTAERISAFETRNAELRIKNSELKSVPEYLPNAAIPNLAYIRNRDQAEAARAAGLRVVWCPEDYRTEALEKLKAEMQPGDWLAMPDVCEEDTLQMLRQYTEENKELLGGVVLGSVGQLGGEWPVAFAAGPAIPVMNRQAASMLMEEGCAFVTASPELTGQELKTLLADGAPIVTTVYGRTRLMLLHHCPARTALGLAKGHAGCRMCDEGHPDALAGQVLEDRKGYRFPLLRQRLPEGCLVQLMNALPTDNIVNSELRIQNSELKERGLLPKAIILTTENEEESKEVVNAFREGRKTAGETTSGHWKRAVE from the coding sequence ATGATGGAGAACCTGGCTCCGGCGGGAAACCGTGCGGCCCTGGAACGGGCGGACGCGGCGGGTGCGGACGCGGTATACCTTGGGTATGCCGCTTTCAGCGCGCGCGCCGGCGCGGGCAATTTTGACCGGCAGGAGCTGGAGGACGCCATTCGTTATGCCCATCTGCGGCATATGCGTGTTCACGTGACCGTGAACACGCTGGTCAAAGACGGGGAACTGGAAGCGGTGACGGAAGTGCTCCGCCTGCTGCGGGACCTGCATGCAGACGCGGTGCTGATCCAGGATCTGGGCGTGCTGCGTATTGCCCGGAACTGCTTTCCGGAATTGACTGTGCACGCAAGCACCCAGATGGCAATCCATAACCGGACAGGGGTGCTCTGGTGCAAAAAGCAGGGGATCCACCGGGTGGTACTGGCACGGGAGTGCTCGCTTTCTGAAATCCGTAAATGCGCGGACACAGGGGTTGAAACAGAGGTCTTTGCCCACGGCGCGCAATGCGTGGCGGTGAGCGGCTTGTGCCTTTTCTCCAGCATGGTGGGAGAACGGAGCGGAAACCGGGGCCGTTGTGCCCAGCCCTGCCGGATGGAATATAATTACCGTGGCCGCCGCGGCGCGTGGCTCAGCCCCCGGGACGTATGCCTGCGGGATGAACTGCCCAAACTGCAGGAAGCGGGGGTTGCTTCTATCAAACTGGAAGGCCGGCTGAAGCGGCCGGAGTATGTGGCAGTGGTTGCGGGCAGCTACCGGAAGGGCCTGGACAGTCTGGAACGGGGAAGCTTTGAAAAGGCGGACAGGAAGGAAAAAGAAGGCCTGCTCCAGATCTTTAACCGGGGCAGTTTTATGAACGGGTACGCACTGGGCTGCGAGGATGCCGGCGTCATTTTCCCGGAAGGTGTGAACCACCAGGGAATCCGGATGGGAAGGATTACGGCGGCGGACGGAAAACTGGCACATGTAAAACTGGAGAAAGACCTTCAGAACGGTGACGGACTGGCGCTGCGCGGAGAGCATGAGGAAACAGGCCTGGTCTATTCCGGACCGGATATGAAGGCCGGCGAAACGGCAATCATTCGGCTGAGACCCGGCGCAAAGGCAGCTGTCGGAGACTCGGTATACCGGCTGACGGCAGTAAACCAGCTGAAAACGGCTGAAAGCATGAAGGGCCGGACGGTGCCCGTGGATCTCTTCCTGAAGGCGATGCCGGGAGAAGCGCTGAAGCTGACGGCAACGGACGGGGAAAGTACCGTAACGGTGACCGGCGAAATTGTCGCGGAAGCGAAAACCCGTGCTGCCACGGAGGAAGAACTGTGTCGGAATCTGGAAAAGACCGGTGAAACCGTGTTTGAGGCACGGGCCGTGAAGGCTAAGACAGCCGGTGCGTTTGTGCCGGTGAGCCTGGTGAACGCGATCCGGAGGGAAGCGTTAGGCGCGTTGACGGCGGAAAGGATTTCCGCCTTTGAAACGCGCAATGCAGAATTAAGAATTAAGAATTCAGAATTAAAGAGTGTCCCGGAATACCTTCCCAATGCAGCTATACCGAACCTTGCTTATATCCGTAACAGGGATCAGGCGGAGGCGGCACGGGCTGCGGGGCTGCGGGTGGTGTGGTGCCCGGAGGATTACCGGACGGAAGCACTGGAGAAACTGAAAGCGGAGATGCAGCCGGGAGACTGGCTGGCAATGCCGGATGTTTGCGAAGAGGACACCCTGCAGATGCTGCGGCAGTACACGGAAGAAAACAAAGAACTGCTTGGCGGTGTGGTACTGGGTTCCGTGGGACAGCTTGGCGGGGAATGGCCGGTTGCCTTTGCTGCCGGTCCCGCAATCCCGGTTATGAACCGGCAGGCGGCTTCCATGCTGATGGAGGAAGGCTGTGCCTTTGTGACGGCCTCTCCGGAACTGACCGGACAGGAGCTGAAGACCCTTCTTGCTGATGGTGCGCCGATCGTGACAACGGTATATGGACGGACAAGGCTGATGCTGCTGCATCACTGCCCGGCACGGACTGCCCTAGGCCTGGCAAAAGGACACGCGGGCTGCCGGATGTGCGACGAAGGACACCCGGACGCGCTGGCCGGACAGGTGCTGGAAGACCGGAAGGGATACCGGTTCCCGTTGCTGCGGCAGCGGCTGCCGGAAGGCTGCCTGGTACAGCTGATGAACGCGCTGCCGACAGACAACATTGTCAATTCAGAATTACGAATTCAGAATTCAGAATTAAAAGAACGCGGGCTCTTACCGAAAGCGATTATACTGACAACAGAGAATGAAGAAGAAAGCAAAGAAGTAGTAAACGCTTTCAGGGAAGGAAGAAAGACAGCCGGAGAAACCACTTCAGGGCATTGGAAACGGGCAGTGGAATAA
- a CDS encoding GNAT family N-acetyltransferase gives MRIVHPQQPVNGLNPEDVFYAVDDLGAQTGYGFILYQLQPGLYPDCPVNLYFSIAGDPASRYLLFGALVARARILQNVNPQMRCRLYTSIDPSDIQMKDFYLHNGFDCNETDEILQLAIPYGDGRIPMSCTVAPTPLNTWDEQNSLIYRLQMNEISFVDMNYLKSLQRMPHFMTLGLYRNAVLIGEVIMAGQGSDCELVAIYIEPGSRNQGMGKALLHRMMAIMAAEGVTRITTRIMSRSLPQQRLAADFGGTVLGVNMLFPGMYLN, from the coding sequence ATGAGGATTGTACACCCCCAGCAGCCCGTCAACGGGCTGAACCCGGAAGATGTGTTCTACGCGGTCGATGATCTCGGAGCACAGACCGGTTATGGCTTTATCCTGTATCAGCTCCAGCCCGGCCTGTATCCGGACTGCCCTGTTAACCTGTATTTTTCCATTGCCGGAGATCCCGCGTCCCGGTATCTCCTGTTTGGCGCGCTTGTCGCCCGGGCCCGCATTCTCCAGAATGTAAACCCCCAGATGCGCTGCCGCCTGTATACCAGCATCGATCCTTCCGATATACAGATGAAAGACTTTTATCTGCATAACGGTTTCGACTGCAATGAAACAGACGAGATCCTTCAGCTGGCGATCCCGTACGGCGACGGCCGCATCCCCATGAGCTGCACCGTGGCTCCGACGCCCCTGAACACCTGGGATGAGCAGAACAGCCTGATCTACCGTCTCCAGATGAACGAGATCTCCTTTGTGGATATGAATTATCTCAAGAGTCTCCAGCGCATGCCCCATTTTATGACGCTCGGCCTCTACCGCAATGCCGTGCTCATCGGCGAGGTCATCATGGCCGGCCAGGGAAGCGACTGCGAGCTCGTTGCCATCTATATTGAGCCCGGCAGCCGGAACCAGGGCATGGGGAAAGCGCTTCTCCACCGGATGATGGCCATCATGGCCGCTGAAGGTGTTACCCGCATCACCACCCGGATCATGAGCCGCAGCCTTCCCCAGCAGCGCCTGGCGGCTGATTTCGGCGGAACGGTTCTGGGCGTCAATATGCTCTTCCCGGGCATGTATCTGAACTGA
- a CDS encoding peptidylprolyl isomerase, whose protein sequence is MAQNPVFTITMSDGREMKGELYPDIAPQSVGNFTALANSGFYDGLIFHRVIPGFMIQGGDPKGIGMGGPGYCIKGEFAANGVNNPLKHTYGVLSMARSMMPDSAGSQFFIMTSDSPHLDGQYAAFGKVLEGMDVAEDIVKTKRDANDKPLEPQVMASIRVDTFGQCYPFDQI, encoded by the coding sequence ATGGCACAGAATCCTGTGTTTACAATCACGATGAGTGATGGACGTGAAATGAAGGGTGAACTGTATCCCGACATTGCGCCGCAGTCTGTAGGCAACTTTACCGCGCTGGCCAACAGCGGCTTCTATGACGGGCTGATCTTTCACCGGGTTATTCCGGGTTTCATGATCCAGGGCGGCGATCCCAAGGGTATCGGTATGGGCGGCCCAGGATACTGCATCAAGGGTGAATTCGCCGCGAACGGCGTGAACAATCCGCTGAAGCATACCTACGGTGTGCTGAGCATGGCCCGCAGCATGATGCCTGACTCCGCCGGAAGCCAGTTCTTCATCATGACCAGCGACAGCCCCCACCTGGACGGGCAGTATGCCGCTTTCGGCAAGGTGCTGGAAGGCATGGACGTCGCGGAGGATATTGTGAAGACGAAGCGGGATGCTAATGACAAACCGCTTGAGCCGCAGGTGATGGCTTCTATCCGGGTGGATACATTCGGACAGTGCTATCCTTTCGACCAGATTTAA
- a CDS encoding HAMP domain-containing sensor histidine kinase — MFARIMAVVMAVILLTTVCLSAVWWMTLRNQQIDARLDHLISEAEKIAYLAGNLNGDSLMDTRWDRDSETRKTLNNIADRVGREFGAYITVLDRTGGVMTYTPVAGDEYPEFMNSLNEALPRILSGETIRVRSESGEAPTFTVGVPFEMGGVVTGAVFIRTQAQRIESGLGEILWRVVVLAAAVTALTGVVVFLFVRRRLKPLKQLEAAAATIAEGDFSVQVDEKKGDPELRELSGAFNTMTKKLQGVETNRREFVANVSHELRSPITSIKGFAEGMADGVIPEEEQPKYLRLVADESKRLSGLIDDLLALSRLERDDAKPELSTFDINEMLRRAVICRMNDLDAKKIDISCEFEEDQCQVQADSDRIEQVVINLLDNAIKFTPEGGKITLESGTKNGIAEITVRDSGCGIVPEDRDRIFDRFFTADRAHTAGKGTGLGLSICKRIMEMHGQSIRLLDTEEGAAFRFTLQKAVH; from the coding sequence ATGTTTGCGCGGATTATGGCGGTGGTTATGGCGGTGATTCTGCTGACCACGGTCTGCCTTTCTGCGGTCTGGTGGATGACACTGAGAAACCAGCAGATTGACGCGCGGCTGGATCATCTGATCTCTGAGGCGGAGAAGATCGCCTACCTGGCCGGCAACCTAAACGGTGACAGTCTGATGGACACCAGGTGGGACCGGGACAGTGAAACGAGAAAAACACTGAACAATATCGCTGACAGGGTCGGCCGTGAATTCGGCGCGTATATCACAGTGCTTGACCGGACCGGTGGTGTGATGACTTATACGCCGGTAGCCGGTGATGAATATCCTGAGTTTATGAACAGCCTGAATGAAGCACTCCCGCGGATCCTTTCCGGAGAGACAATCCGGGTACGTTCGGAAAGCGGAGAAGCCCCCACGTTTACGGTGGGTGTTCCCTTCGAGATGGGCGGCGTGGTAACCGGCGCGGTATTCATCCGTACACAGGCGCAGAGAATTGAGTCCGGACTGGGTGAGATCCTGTGGAGGGTCGTGGTTCTTGCGGCGGCGGTGACGGCTTTGACCGGTGTGGTGGTGTTCCTGTTCGTACGCCGGCGGCTGAAACCGCTGAAGCAGCTGGAAGCAGCCGCGGCCACCATTGCGGAGGGAGATTTCTCCGTACAGGTGGATGAGAAGAAGGGAGACCCGGAACTGCGTGAACTCAGCGGCGCGTTCAATACGATGACGAAAAAACTGCAGGGCGTGGAGACCAACCGCCGGGAGTTCGTGGCCAATGTAAGCCATGAACTGCGCAGCCCGATCACCAGTATCAAGGGCTTTGCGGAAGGAATGGCGGACGGCGTGATCCCTGAAGAGGAACAGCCTAAATACCTGCGGCTTGTGGCGGATGAGAGCAAACGCCTGAGCGGCCTGATCGATGACCTGCTTGCGCTGAGCCGGCTGGAGCGGGATGACGCGAAACCGGAACTGTCCACCTTTGATATCAATGAGATGCTCCGCCGGGCGGTGATCTGCCGGATGAATGACCTGGACGCGAAAAAGATCGATATCAGCTGTGAGTTTGAGGAAGACCAGTGCCAGGTGCAGGCGGACAGCGACCGCATTGAGCAGGTGGTGATCAACCTGCTGGACAATGCGATCAAGTTCACGCCCGAGGGCGGGAAGATCACCCTGGAATCCGGAACGAAGAACGGGATCGCGGAAATCACTGTCCGGGACAGCGGATGCGGCATCGTGCCGGAGGACCGGGACCGGATCTTTGACCGCTTCTTTACGGCTGACCGGGCACATACCGCCGGAAAGGGAACCGGCCTGGGCCTGAGCATCTGCAAGCGGATCATGGAAATGCACGGGCAGAGCATCCGGCTTCTGGATACAGAAGAAGGCGCCGCTTTCCGGTTCACCCTGCAAAAGGCTGTCCATTAA